In one Flavobacteriales bacterium genomic region, the following are encoded:
- a CDS encoding cysteine dioxygenase family protein, with protein MSPKPIESINELVRELLRQRDPSAYGAILERYEVPTRDLEPYFRWNSRHYTRTCIHRNEYFELLVICYEPGQRTSIHDYDSQTAWIHPVMGEVVEERYAPISEGGLRLLQEKHLRPGADDSLTNGNSIHRFINPGPGRAVTLNLYARPMSKWRVYDERTGIVSVGPAGPPR; from the coding sequence ATGTCACCGAAGCCCATCGAATCGATCAATGAACTGGTGCGGGAGCTCCTGCGCCAGCGCGACCCTTCGGCCTATGGTGCCATCCTGGAGCGCTACGAGGTGCCCACGCGCGACCTGGAGCCCTACTTCCGCTGGAACAGCAGGCATTATACGCGCACCTGCATCCACCGCAACGAGTACTTCGAGCTGCTGGTGATCTGCTACGAGCCGGGCCAGCGCACCAGCATCCACGACTACGACAGCCAGACCGCCTGGATCCATCCGGTGATGGGCGAGGTGGTGGAGGAGCGCTACGCACCCATCAGCGAGGGCGGCCTGCGCCTGCTGCAGGAGAAGCACCTGCGGCCCGGCGCGGACGATTCGCTGACCAACGGCAACTCCATCCATCGCTTCATCAATCCCGGCCCGGGCCGCGCCGTAACGCTCAACCTGTATGCGCGGCCCATGAGCAAGTGGCGCGTCTACGACGAGCGCACGGGCATCGTGAGCGTCGGACCCGCCGGTCCGCCGCGATGA
- a CDS encoding PAS domain-containing sensor histidine kinase, with translation MLRSADGLFADSDANRVCELLFMTAAEGLVVVDASGRIIMQNPSLGRMFGYGPEGLIGASIEDLLPEAMRTRHHAHREAYNRKPVQRAMGRGLELKGRRQDGSVFPVEVSLNHFDVGGKRYVMALVTDITLRRMAEDQLVRANQELEDRVEQRTAELREAEGGLRRALDKERELHALKSRFVAMASHEFRTPLSTIMGSVDLIGRYAGEDERVGKHVKRIRGKVRELTAMLNEFLSLERIEQGIVQVQPAEIDIVHQCIEQIEELRGLAKTGQSIDYDHAGDDRMVLTDPQMLGHIITNLVSNAVKYSPEHTAIRLHSAIGEGRLRLTVTDHGMGIPAEDQQHLFDRFFRGSNVMTIQGTGLGLNIVKRYLDLMGGTIAFTSRPGETIFSAELPQRIANAPVKNPDAPSLP, from the coding sequence ATGCTGCGCAGCGCCGACGGCCTCTTCGCCGACTCAGACGCCAACCGCGTCTGCGAGCTGCTGTTCATGACCGCAGCTGAAGGGCTGGTGGTGGTGGATGCCTCAGGCCGCATCATCATGCAGAACCCCAGCCTGGGCCGCATGTTCGGCTACGGGCCCGAGGGCCTGATCGGCGCCTCCATCGAGGACCTGCTGCCCGAGGCCATGCGGACCCGCCACCATGCGCACCGCGAGGCCTACAACAGGAAGCCCGTGCAGCGCGCCATGGGCCGCGGCCTGGAGCTCAAGGGCCGCCGGCAGGATGGCAGCGTGTTCCCCGTGGAGGTGAGCCTGAACCACTTCGACGTCGGCGGCAAGCGCTACGTGATGGCCCTGGTCACCGACATCACCCTGCGACGCATGGCCGAGGACCAGCTGGTGCGCGCCAACCAGGAGCTGGAGGACCGCGTGGAGCAGCGCACCGCCGAGCTGCGCGAAGCCGAGGGCGGGCTGCGCCGCGCGCTGGACAAGGAGCGCGAGCTGCACGCGCTCAAGAGCCGCTTCGTGGCCATGGCCAGCCACGAGTTCCGCACGCCGCTCAGCACCATCATGGGCAGCGTGGACCTCATCGGGCGCTACGCGGGCGAGGACGAGCGCGTGGGCAAGCACGTGAAGCGCATCCGCGGCAAGGTGCGCGAGCTCACCGCCATGCTCAACGAGTTCCTCTCCCTCGAGCGCATCGAGCAGGGCATCGTGCAGGTGCAGCCCGCCGAGATCGACATCGTGCACCAGTGCATCGAGCAGATCGAGGAGCTGCGCGGCCTGGCCAAGACCGGCCAATCCATCGACTACGACCATGCCGGCGACGACCGCATGGTGCTCACCGACCCGCAGATGCTCGGGCACATCATCACCAACCTGGTGAGCAATGCCGTGAAGTACAGTCCCGAGCACACCGCCATCCGGCTGCATTCCGCCATCGGGGAAGGCCGGCTCCGCCTCACCGTCACCGACCACGGCATGGGCATCCCGGCCGAGGATCAGCAGCACCTCTTCGACCGCTTCTTCCGCGGCAGCAACGTGATGACCATCCAAGGCACGGGCCTGGGCCTCAACATCGTTAAGCGCTACCTCGACCTGATGGGCGGCACCATCGCCTTCACCAGCCGGCCGGGCGAGACGATCT
- a CDS encoding Crp/Fnr family transcriptional regulator yields MFKTEELARAVEREGVRRKLAAGEVLMTVGEPITHIPIVLSGSLRILAQNASGQERFLYHIMPGESCAMSLTCCIGHQPSPVVAVVEEDAELLMIPARFMEEWMAYPEWRRFVSDTQNQRFNELLETIEVVAFSRLDEQLWKYLVKRVQATGEHVIRATHQEVAQELNSPREVITRLLHQLAAKGRVKLSRGAITVVSTAA; encoded by the coding sequence ATGTTCAAGACCGAGGAACTCGCCCGTGCCGTGGAGCGGGAGGGCGTGCGCCGCAAGCTGGCAGCGGGGGAGGTGCTCATGACGGTGGGCGAGCCCATCACGCATATCCCCATCGTGCTCTCCGGCAGCCTGCGGATACTGGCGCAGAACGCCAGCGGCCAGGAGCGCTTCCTCTACCACATCATGCCGGGGGAGTCGTGCGCCATGAGCCTCACCTGCTGCATCGGCCACCAGCCGAGCCCCGTGGTGGCGGTGGTGGAGGAGGATGCCGAGCTGCTGATGATCCCCGCACGGTTCATGGAGGAGTGGATGGCCTACCCGGAATGGCGCCGCTTCGTTAGCGATACGCAGAACCAGCGGTTCAATGAGCTCCTGGAGACGATCGAGGTGGTGGCCTTCTCGCGGCTCGATGAGCAACTGTGGAAGTACCTGGTGAAACGCGTGCAGGCCACGGGCGAGCACGTGATCCGGGCCACGCACCAGGAGGTGGCGCAGGAACTGAACTCCCCCCGCGAGGTGATCACCCGCCTGCTGCATCAATTGGCGGCCAAGGGCCGCGTGAAGCTCTCCCGTGGCGC